The following are encoded together in the Thunnus albacares chromosome 7, fThuAlb1.1, whole genome shotgun sequence genome:
- the LOC122985270 gene encoding CUGBP Elav-like family member 2 isoform X1, producing MLEHSSELALVQSLYANSMRCPPSAAGISVRNEDLPMSNGNGSKMNGSLEHLDQPDPDSIKMFVGQIPRSWSETELKELFEPFGAVHQINILRDRTQNPPQSKGCCFVTFYTRKAALEAQNALHNIKTLSGMHHPIQMKPADSEKTSAVEDRKLFIGMVSKKYGENEVRMMFSSFGQIEECRILRGPDGQSRGCAFVTFATRAMAQNAIKTMHHSQTMEGCSSPLVVKFADTQRDKEQRRLQQQLVQQIQQLNSASTWGNLAGLGTLTPQYLALLQQATSTSNQSSFNGIQRLGGVNPLQLQNLATLAAAAAAAQSSGSPTSTTLSTNSGALGTLGSPAGSTAGSSAAMSTLASLGTLQGLTGNSMGLNNLNALTSSVSGMGAMNGGLGASMANGSAASSMDALTQAYSGMQQYTASALPSLYGQSLLQQSIAGSQKEVGPEGANLFIYHLPQEFGDQDLLQMFMPFGNVVSAKVFIDKQTNLSKCFGFVSYDNPVSAQAAIQAMNGFQIGMKRLKVQLKRSKNDSKPY from the exons ATGTTGGAACACTCTTCTGAGCTGGCCCTGGTGCAGAGTTTGTATGCCAACAGCATGCGCTGTCCCCCCTCTGCGGCCGGGATCTCTGTCAGGAATGAGGACCTGCCTATGAG CAACGGCAACGGCAGCAAGATGAACGGGTCGCTGGAGCACTTGGACCAGCCAGACCCAGACTCCATCAAGATGTTTGTGGGACAGATCCCGCGCTCCTGGTCAGAAACAGAACTTAAAGAGCTTTTTGAGCCTTTCGGAGCTGTGCACCAGATCAACATCCTCCGCGATCGCACCCAGAATCCCCCTCAGAGCAAAG gatgCTGTTTTGTAACTTTTTATACAAGAAAAGCTGCACTGGAGGCCCAGAATGCACTGCACAACATAAAGACCTTAAGTGGG atGCATCATCCTATCCAGATGAAACCCGCTGACAGTGAGAAAACAAGTG CGGTAGAAGACAGAAAACTCTTCATTGGAATGGTTTCAAAGAAATACGGCGAGAACGAGGTCAGAATGATGTTCTCGTCTTTCGGACAGATCGAAGAATGCCGAATTCTCCGGGGACCAGATGGTCAGAGCAGAG GCTGTGCGTTTGTCACATTTGCTACCAGGGCAATGGCACAGAATGCAATCAAAACCATGCATCACTCTCAGACTATGGAG GGCTGCTCCTCACCTTTAGTGGTGAAGTTTGccgacacacagagagataagGAGCAGCGGcgcctgcagcagcagctggtacAGCAGATTCAGCAGCTCAACAGCGCCTCCACCTGGGGAAACCTGGCCGGCCTGGGGACCCTCACACCGCAGTACCTGGCT TTGCTCCAGCAGGCGACATCCACCAGTAACCAGAGCAGTTTCAATGGTATTCAGAGGCTAGGAG GTGTGAATCCTCTCCAGCTGCAGAACCTGGCCACGTtagccgctgctgctgctgcagcccaGAGTTCTGGCAGCCCGACCTCCACCACCCTGTCTACAAACAGCGGAGCCCTGGGAACTCTGGGCAGTCCAG CCGGTTCAACAGCAGGGTCTAGTGCTGCCATGAGCACCTTGGCATCTCTGGGCACCCTGCAGGGTCTCACTGGGAACTCTATGGGTCTCAACAACCTCAACGCTCTCACCAGCAGCGTCAGTG GTATGGGGGCCATGAATGGAGGCCTCGGAGCCTCCATGGCCAACGGGTCAGCAGCCAGTTCCATGGACGCTCTGACTCAGGCCTACTCAGGGATGCAGCAGTACACAGCCTCAGCCCTGCCCTCCCTCTATGGCCAATCTCTCCTGCAGCAGAGCATCGCAGGCAGCCAGAAGGAAG TAGGGCCAGAGGGTGCCAACTTGTTCATCTACCACCTGCCCCAGGAGTTTGGGGACCAGGATCTTCTGCAGATGTTCATGCCTTTTGGAAACGTGGTCTCTGCCAAAGTCTTCATTGACAAACAGACCAATCTGAGCAAGTGCTTTG ggTTCGTCAGCTATGACAATCCTGTGTCTGCACAAGCTGCCATCCAGGCCATGAACGGTTTCCAGATTGGAATGAAGAGGCTGAAGGTTCAGCTGAAGCGCTCCAAGAACGACAGCAAACCCTACTGA
- the LOC122985270 gene encoding CUGBP Elav-like family member 2 isoform X2, producing the protein MLEHSSELALVQSLYANSMRCPPSAAGISVRNEDLPMSNGNGSKMNGSLEHLDQPDPDSIKMFVGQIPRSWSETELKELFEPFGAVHQINILRDRTQNPPQSKGCCFVTFYTRKAALEAQNALHNIKTLSGMHHPIQMKPADSEKTSAVEDRKLFIGMVSKKYGENEVRMMFSSFGQIEECRILRGPDGQSRGCAFVTFATRAMAQNAIKTMHHSQTMEGCSSPLVVKFADTQRDKEQRRLQQQLVQQIQQLNSASTWGNLAGLGTLTPQYLALLQQATSTSNQSSFNGIQRLGGVNPLQLQNLATLAAAAAAAQSSGSPTSTTLSTNSGALGTLGSPAGSTAGSSAAMSTLASLGTLQGLTGNSMGLNNLNALTSSVSGMGAMNGGLGASMANGSAASSMDALTQAYSGMQQYTASALPSLYGQSLLQQSIAGSQKEGPEGANLFIYHLPQEFGDQDLLQMFMPFGNVVSAKVFIDKQTNLSKCFGFVSYDNPVSAQAAIQAMNGFQIGMKRLKVQLKRSKNDSKPY; encoded by the exons ATGTTGGAACACTCTTCTGAGCTGGCCCTGGTGCAGAGTTTGTATGCCAACAGCATGCGCTGTCCCCCCTCTGCGGCCGGGATCTCTGTCAGGAATGAGGACCTGCCTATGAG CAACGGCAACGGCAGCAAGATGAACGGGTCGCTGGAGCACTTGGACCAGCCAGACCCAGACTCCATCAAGATGTTTGTGGGACAGATCCCGCGCTCCTGGTCAGAAACAGAACTTAAAGAGCTTTTTGAGCCTTTCGGAGCTGTGCACCAGATCAACATCCTCCGCGATCGCACCCAGAATCCCCCTCAGAGCAAAG gatgCTGTTTTGTAACTTTTTATACAAGAAAAGCTGCACTGGAGGCCCAGAATGCACTGCACAACATAAAGACCTTAAGTGGG atGCATCATCCTATCCAGATGAAACCCGCTGACAGTGAGAAAACAAGTG CGGTAGAAGACAGAAAACTCTTCATTGGAATGGTTTCAAAGAAATACGGCGAGAACGAGGTCAGAATGATGTTCTCGTCTTTCGGACAGATCGAAGAATGCCGAATTCTCCGGGGACCAGATGGTCAGAGCAGAG GCTGTGCGTTTGTCACATTTGCTACCAGGGCAATGGCACAGAATGCAATCAAAACCATGCATCACTCTCAGACTATGGAG GGCTGCTCCTCACCTTTAGTGGTGAAGTTTGccgacacacagagagataagGAGCAGCGGcgcctgcagcagcagctggtacAGCAGATTCAGCAGCTCAACAGCGCCTCCACCTGGGGAAACCTGGCCGGCCTGGGGACCCTCACACCGCAGTACCTGGCT TTGCTCCAGCAGGCGACATCCACCAGTAACCAGAGCAGTTTCAATGGTATTCAGAGGCTAGGAG GTGTGAATCCTCTCCAGCTGCAGAACCTGGCCACGTtagccgctgctgctgctgcagcccaGAGTTCTGGCAGCCCGACCTCCACCACCCTGTCTACAAACAGCGGAGCCCTGGGAACTCTGGGCAGTCCAG CCGGTTCAACAGCAGGGTCTAGTGCTGCCATGAGCACCTTGGCATCTCTGGGCACCCTGCAGGGTCTCACTGGGAACTCTATGGGTCTCAACAACCTCAACGCTCTCACCAGCAGCGTCAGTG GTATGGGGGCCATGAATGGAGGCCTCGGAGCCTCCATGGCCAACGGGTCAGCAGCCAGTTCCATGGACGCTCTGACTCAGGCCTACTCAGGGATGCAGCAGTACACAGCCTCAGCCCTGCCCTCCCTCTATGGCCAATCTCTCCTGCAGCAGAGCATCGCAGGCAGCCAGAAGGAAG GGCCAGAGGGTGCCAACTTGTTCATCTACCACCTGCCCCAGGAGTTTGGGGACCAGGATCTTCTGCAGATGTTCATGCCTTTTGGAAACGTGGTCTCTGCCAAAGTCTTCATTGACAAACAGACCAATCTGAGCAAGTGCTTTG ggTTCGTCAGCTATGACAATCCTGTGTCTGCACAAGCTGCCATCCAGGCCATGAACGGTTTCCAGATTGGAATGAAGAGGCTGAAGGTTCAGCTGAAGCGCTCCAAGAACGACAGCAAACCCTACTGA
- the LOC122985270 gene encoding CUGBP Elav-like family member 2 isoform X3 — MTSAYNLDFHPLTESRLLTSSDTINGNGSKMNGSLEHLDQPDPDSIKMFVGQIPRSWSETELKELFEPFGAVHQINILRDRTQNPPQSKGCCFVTFYTRKAALEAQNALHNIKTLSGMHHPIQMKPADSEKTSAVEDRKLFIGMVSKKYGENEVRMMFSSFGQIEECRILRGPDGQSRGCAFVTFATRAMAQNAIKTMHHSQTMEGCSSPLVVKFADTQRDKEQRRLQQQLVQQIQQLNSASTWGNLAGLGTLTPQYLALLQQATSTSNQSSFNGIQRLGGVNPLQLQNLATLAAAAAAAQSSGSPTSTTLSTNSGALGTLGSPAGSTAGSSAAMSTLASLGTLQGLTGNSMGLNNLNALTSSVSGMGAMNGGLGASMANGSAASSMDALTQAYSGMQQYTASALPSLYGQSLLQQSIAGSQKEVGPEGANLFIYHLPQEFGDQDLLQMFMPFGNVVSAKVFIDKQTNLSKCFGFVSYDNPVSAQAAIQAMNGFQIGMKRLKVQLKRSKNDSKPY; from the exons ATGACTTCGGCGTACAACCTGGATTTCCACCCTCTCACCGAAAGTCGGTTATTGACTTCAAGCGACACAAT CAACGGCAACGGCAGCAAGATGAACGGGTCGCTGGAGCACTTGGACCAGCCAGACCCAGACTCCATCAAGATGTTTGTGGGACAGATCCCGCGCTCCTGGTCAGAAACAGAACTTAAAGAGCTTTTTGAGCCTTTCGGAGCTGTGCACCAGATCAACATCCTCCGCGATCGCACCCAGAATCCCCCTCAGAGCAAAG gatgCTGTTTTGTAACTTTTTATACAAGAAAAGCTGCACTGGAGGCCCAGAATGCACTGCACAACATAAAGACCTTAAGTGGG atGCATCATCCTATCCAGATGAAACCCGCTGACAGTGAGAAAACAAGTG CGGTAGAAGACAGAAAACTCTTCATTGGAATGGTTTCAAAGAAATACGGCGAGAACGAGGTCAGAATGATGTTCTCGTCTTTCGGACAGATCGAAGAATGCCGAATTCTCCGGGGACCAGATGGTCAGAGCAGAG GCTGTGCGTTTGTCACATTTGCTACCAGGGCAATGGCACAGAATGCAATCAAAACCATGCATCACTCTCAGACTATGGAG GGCTGCTCCTCACCTTTAGTGGTGAAGTTTGccgacacacagagagataagGAGCAGCGGcgcctgcagcagcagctggtacAGCAGATTCAGCAGCTCAACAGCGCCTCCACCTGGGGAAACCTGGCCGGCCTGGGGACCCTCACACCGCAGTACCTGGCT TTGCTCCAGCAGGCGACATCCACCAGTAACCAGAGCAGTTTCAATGGTATTCAGAGGCTAGGAG GTGTGAATCCTCTCCAGCTGCAGAACCTGGCCACGTtagccgctgctgctgctgcagcccaGAGTTCTGGCAGCCCGACCTCCACCACCCTGTCTACAAACAGCGGAGCCCTGGGAACTCTGGGCAGTCCAG CCGGTTCAACAGCAGGGTCTAGTGCTGCCATGAGCACCTTGGCATCTCTGGGCACCCTGCAGGGTCTCACTGGGAACTCTATGGGTCTCAACAACCTCAACGCTCTCACCAGCAGCGTCAGTG GTATGGGGGCCATGAATGGAGGCCTCGGAGCCTCCATGGCCAACGGGTCAGCAGCCAGTTCCATGGACGCTCTGACTCAGGCCTACTCAGGGATGCAGCAGTACACAGCCTCAGCCCTGCCCTCCCTCTATGGCCAATCTCTCCTGCAGCAGAGCATCGCAGGCAGCCAGAAGGAAG TAGGGCCAGAGGGTGCCAACTTGTTCATCTACCACCTGCCCCAGGAGTTTGGGGACCAGGATCTTCTGCAGATGTTCATGCCTTTTGGAAACGTGGTCTCTGCCAAAGTCTTCATTGACAAACAGACCAATCTGAGCAAGTGCTTTG ggTTCGTCAGCTATGACAATCCTGTGTCTGCACAAGCTGCCATCCAGGCCATGAACGGTTTCCAGATTGGAATGAAGAGGCTGAAGGTTCAGCTGAAGCGCTCCAAGAACGACAGCAAACCCTACTGA
- the LOC122985270 gene encoding CUGBP Elav-like family member 2 isoform X4, which translates to MNGSLEHLDQPDPDSIKMFVGQIPRSWSETELKELFEPFGAVHQINILRDRTQNPPQSKGCCFVTFYTRKAALEAQNALHNIKTLSGMHHPIQMKPADSEKTSAVEDRKLFIGMVSKKYGENEVRMMFSSFGQIEECRILRGPDGQSRGCAFVTFATRAMAQNAIKTMHHSQTMEGCSSPLVVKFADTQRDKEQRRLQQQLVQQIQQLNSASTWGNLAGLGTLTPQYLALLQQATSTSNQSSFNGIQRLGGVNPLQLQNLATLAAAAAAAQSSGSPTSTTLSTNSGALGTLGSPAGSTAGSSAAMSTLASLGTLQGLTGNSMGLNNLNALTSSVSGMGAMNGGLGASMANGSAASSMDALTQAYSGMQQYTASALPSLYGQSLLQQSIAGSQKEVGPEGANLFIYHLPQEFGDQDLLQMFMPFGNVVSAKVFIDKQTNLSKCFGFVSYDNPVSAQAAIQAMNGFQIGMKRLKVQLKRSKNDSKPY; encoded by the exons ATGAACGGGTCGCTGGAGCACTTGGACCAGCCAGACCCAGACTCCATCAAGATGTTTGTGGGACAGATCCCGCGCTCCTGGTCAGAAACAGAACTTAAAGAGCTTTTTGAGCCTTTCGGAGCTGTGCACCAGATCAACATCCTCCGCGATCGCACCCAGAATCCCCCTCAGAGCAAAG gatgCTGTTTTGTAACTTTTTATACAAGAAAAGCTGCACTGGAGGCCCAGAATGCACTGCACAACATAAAGACCTTAAGTGGG atGCATCATCCTATCCAGATGAAACCCGCTGACAGTGAGAAAACAAGTG CGGTAGAAGACAGAAAACTCTTCATTGGAATGGTTTCAAAGAAATACGGCGAGAACGAGGTCAGAATGATGTTCTCGTCTTTCGGACAGATCGAAGAATGCCGAATTCTCCGGGGACCAGATGGTCAGAGCAGAG GCTGTGCGTTTGTCACATTTGCTACCAGGGCAATGGCACAGAATGCAATCAAAACCATGCATCACTCTCAGACTATGGAG GGCTGCTCCTCACCTTTAGTGGTGAAGTTTGccgacacacagagagataagGAGCAGCGGcgcctgcagcagcagctggtacAGCAGATTCAGCAGCTCAACAGCGCCTCCACCTGGGGAAACCTGGCCGGCCTGGGGACCCTCACACCGCAGTACCTGGCT TTGCTCCAGCAGGCGACATCCACCAGTAACCAGAGCAGTTTCAATGGTATTCAGAGGCTAGGAG GTGTGAATCCTCTCCAGCTGCAGAACCTGGCCACGTtagccgctgctgctgctgcagcccaGAGTTCTGGCAGCCCGACCTCCACCACCCTGTCTACAAACAGCGGAGCCCTGGGAACTCTGGGCAGTCCAG CCGGTTCAACAGCAGGGTCTAGTGCTGCCATGAGCACCTTGGCATCTCTGGGCACCCTGCAGGGTCTCACTGGGAACTCTATGGGTCTCAACAACCTCAACGCTCTCACCAGCAGCGTCAGTG GTATGGGGGCCATGAATGGAGGCCTCGGAGCCTCCATGGCCAACGGGTCAGCAGCCAGTTCCATGGACGCTCTGACTCAGGCCTACTCAGGGATGCAGCAGTACACAGCCTCAGCCCTGCCCTCCCTCTATGGCCAATCTCTCCTGCAGCAGAGCATCGCAGGCAGCCAGAAGGAAG TAGGGCCAGAGGGTGCCAACTTGTTCATCTACCACCTGCCCCAGGAGTTTGGGGACCAGGATCTTCTGCAGATGTTCATGCCTTTTGGAAACGTGGTCTCTGCCAAAGTCTTCATTGACAAACAGACCAATCTGAGCAAGTGCTTTG ggTTCGTCAGCTATGACAATCCTGTGTCTGCACAAGCTGCCATCCAGGCCATGAACGGTTTCCAGATTGGAATGAAGAGGCTGAAGGTTCAGCTGAAGCGCTCCAAGAACGACAGCAAACCCTACTGA